From the Oncorhynchus tshawytscha isolate Ot180627B unplaced genomic scaffold, Otsh_v2.0 Un_scaffold_6196_pilon_pilon, whole genome shotgun sequence genome, one window contains:
- the LOC121845709 gene encoding zinc finger protein 710-like, with the protein MMWGNQLEQGVGGRGGAGAGRGGTHRHHGRRVDRLDINIQIDESYCVDMGEGLKRWKCRMCEKSYTSKYNLVTHILGHQGIKPHACPHCGKLFKQPSHLQTHLLTHQGTRPHKCTVCKKGFTQTSHLKRHMLQHTDVKPYSCRFCRRGFAYPSELRAHETKHERGRCHVCSQCGMEFPTYAHLKRHQTSHQGPTSYQCTECNKSFTYRSQLQNHLLKHQSPRPYSCSHCGLEFVQLHHLRQHALTHKGMKGHKCEVCSREFTLSANLKRHMLIHNSIRPFQCHICFKSFIQKQTLKTHMIVHLPVKPFKCKVCGKSFNRMYNLLGHMHLHAGSKPFKCPYCSSKFNLKGNLSRHMKVKHGMDISPDGQDALPGMEGQGHYEEDNFDFETSGANNNMDNGGSQNLTKLTTANMDDMDNYYNFGKDTANYNTS; encoded by the exons ATGATGTGGGGCAACCAGCTGGAGCAGGGggtagggggaagaggaggagcaggagcaggaagaggagggacCCATCGTCACCACGGCCGGAGGGTTGACCGTCTAGACATCAACATCCAGATAGATGAGTCGTACTGCGTGGACATGGGGGAGGGGCTGAAGAGATGGAAGTGCCGTATGTGTGAAAAGTCTTACACTTCCAAGTACAACCTGGTAACTCACATCCTGGGTCACCAGGGCATCAAGCCCCACGCCTGCCCCCACTGTGGGAAGCTGTTTAAACAGCCCAGCCACCtgcagacccacctgctcacccaCCAGGGAACTAGGCCTCATAAATGCACCGTGTGTAAGAAGGGCTTCACCCAGACCTCCCACCTGAAGAGACACATGCTGCAGCACACCGACGTCAAACCTTACAGCTGCCGCTTCTGTCGCCGTGGCTTCGCCTACCCCAGCGAGCTCCGCGCCCACGAGACCAAACACGAGCGCGGGCGCTGCCACGTGTGTTCCCAGTGTGGCATGGAGTTCCCCACCTACGCCCATCTGAAGCGCCACCAGACCAGCCACCAGGGACCAACTAGTTACCAGTGTACAGAGTGCAACAAGTCCTTCACCTACCGCAGCCAGCTGCAGAACCATCTACTGAAACACCAGAGTCCTCGGCCATACTCCTGTTCCCACTGTGGGCTGGAGTTTGTTCAGCTGCACCACCTCCGCCAGCACGCCCTCACACACAAG GGAATGAAGGGTCATAAGTGTGAGGTGTGTTCCCGTGAGTTCACCTTGTCAGCCAACCTGAAGAGACACATGTTGATCCACAACAGCATCAGACCCTTCCAGTGTCACATCTGCTTCAAGAGCTTCATCCAGAAACAGACGCTCAAAACGCACATGATCGTCCACCTGCCCGTCAAACCCTTCAAATGCAAG GTGTGCGGGAAGTCGTTCAACAGAATGTACAACCTGCTGGGTCACATGCACCTCCACGCCGGCTCCAAACCCTTCAAGTGTCCTTACTGCTCCTCCAAGTTTAACCTGAAGGGGAACCTCAGCCGACACATGAAGGTCAAACACGGCATGGACATCTCACCTGACGGACAAG ATGCTCTTCCTGGGATGGAGGGCCAGGGCCACTATGAGGAGGACAACTTTGACTTTGAGACCTCAGGGGCAAACAACAACATGGATAATGGAGGCTCCCAGAACCTCACCAAGCTCACCACGGCCAACATGGACGACATGGACAACTATTACAACTTTGGGAAGGATACAGCTAACTACAACACGTCTTGA